The nucleotide sequence TACAATTAAAATCTCCCCCGATAATAAAAGGAATGTTTCCCCTCGTGTAAAAGGacatacttttaagaaaagaaacTCGCTCGCCGGGAGTACACAGTGCATATACATTACAAAAACGAACTGAATAAGAATCATGAAAAGTACAAAGCACAGTAATACAACGCCCTAAATTATCGCGTTTAACTTGTGAATACGTACAACGTAACTTAGATGAAAAGGCAATAGCAACACCGTACGAGTGCGTTGAAGCTGCCGCGGAATAGAAAACGGGCCCATTCCACAgacttttaaaatatgtaaaatcaTTGGAACACAAATACGTTTCTTGtaaaaaaacaatatcaaactTAAACAACTTAAGCCAATCAATTAAATCTCGACACTTGTTGTTGTCACGTGCGCCATGCACGTTAACCGTGCcgagtgaaatgaaaaaattctCCATTGAACATGAAAATAGGTGAAAATCAAACATCCTTCAAGAAATAGTTGTCAAAAAAGGCTAGGTCGTGTTGACACACGAACCCGGGGTGCTTCGATGCCACATGCATCCTCCACTCCGCTGGGTTGTTACATGTACACTCACAGCCCTTCACAGGGCACTCCACCCTGCCAACACTGTAATCAGGGTGCGAACTCGCGGCATGTACAAGGAAAGCTCCGAAGGATGAAAAATTCTCCTTGCATTTCGGAACAAGGCACGAGAACCAGTCCTTCTTTTCACAAATGATCTGCGACAGCTTAACACAGGTGCGCGCCCTCTCCACTAGGGGCGTGTGACGCGATCGCGAACGCGATCGTCGTGACGGCTGGGCTCCTTCAAACTGCCGCTTACGTCGGCGTACCGTCATCCACAGATCGCTTTCGTCGTCTCCTGGGACCGAGTCCGGCTCAGACTCTCCATCTGCCCAGCTGCCCTTGGCTGCCCCTTTTACCTCTTCCGGGACGTCAAAGATGCTATCCGTAGCCGTATCGGCACTACCGTCTGAGCCTAGATCAGACATCGACTGTGCCGTCTCGACCACCTCATCAGCCGGGCCCGGGGGACTCGCACCCGTAGTCGGCGTCTCCATCACAACATCTTCTCCTGAAACGTCCCCTGCCTCCTCAACTTCGACAGGGTCAACCTCTGGCTCCTGTTGCCTCACTTTGCTGGCAAAAGAGACACCGCACGAACGGAAACCGTGACCGGCTTGGCCACAGGTCTCACAGACGGTAGTCTCCTTGCATGTTGCTGCCACGTGCCCCAGTTGACCACAGTTGTAACATCTGACTTGGTTGCAGTCAGATGCCAGGTGCCCGACGTCTCCACATTTCAAACAGGTCTTCTGCTGTCCTGAGTATCTCACCCAGCAGTTTCTCCCGACGATGCGGATGGAGGACGGGATATTCTTCTCCACCTTCATCCTATACTGGCGGGTGCCGTTGTAAAGGTTTGGGAAGTCACGGTGACAGAGGCGTCTGCCACTTTCAACTTTTCCAAACCGTCCAAGAACCGACCGGACCACGCTATCATCCAACTCCACCGGAACGTACAGAACCGTTACAATCTAGGAGGTGGTCACGGAGTCCGGCATCTCAATCAGTTTTGGGAGGAAGTTCCGTTTGACCTCATCGGATTTGAAAGTGACATCAAATCCTCTTCCTGGTAACGATTGGACGGCTACGAGATGCTCAGCAACGGACACTCCTATAGCTTTCAGACACTCAAACACATCTTTAATCGATTTTGCCGTAGCAAAACGAACATGAGCACTTTTGCTCCTTAGAAGTGGCTCCATCACAAGATCTTAGTATCTAGAAAGAACAGAtactttctttcaagtttattcAAACTTAATAACAATACAACATATATCAAATTACATCGTATAAAACTTTACagtatatttacaaaatgttaaattagtgAAAAACAATAAGCCAACGTAAAACTACTTCATACAAGTATCATAACATAATTCATCATTAACAACACGAACAAATGTAATTCcatttgtcatcatcatcatccgaAATGAAACGGGATTCAAAGACATGAATACAACGAGCTTTCCAAATATAAAACCTACATACGcaaaaaacaaaccaaatcCTATCATACACCTCCTTTGGAATACTGGGCGCCGGAGCGCCGAACAAAAAGAAACTTTCACTAAAGAAAACATTTCCCGCTAATTTGGTAAAGACCCTGCTCACCCACAGGAGAATTCCATAAACTCTCCGACAAACTCAATAGGAACATATATACGATCAATTGGAGAACTTAAACCTTTTCCGGAATGCAGCCACGTGTGGCCACACCCGGAATGCCGCTCACGCAGCCAACAATCCGATAAATTAGATACACTTGTAAAGGAATTAATTTCCTCCCTCCCAACAAAACAAGAAGTATTTGCAGAGTCGCCGGAGCGATCCTGCTCAGACATAATACAATTAAAATCATACaattatatggggtagaccctccagtttcttcggtagctgtgttgcaccgcatcatttttgtttgctctattgtaaaaaaacatgtttggcggaatagatgtaatttggtttttagggggatttttgccagttggcaggcagtcctggaggcggtgaagtctgacatgcgccttcagattgaaggcgattttcgccgtttatctggggctgccttttttggacgctggtgtgctggggaggggtttttcgtttcgctgcgtgcgggtcgtccttctgtacgtttttgaatgtttgagtggggggggggggggggttgggcgttttgtctctgcaggtcggcgggcgtatgtttttttggctcgctagaccttagtttcgtttgtcagaatgggatggttcggtagtgccgtttggccgtgacgttttgtatcccgcatggcgggtcacgtaaaaagcacaattAAAATCTCCCCCGATAATGAAAGGAACATTTCCCCTAGTGAATAAAGAAAGACTCTTTAGAAAAGTAACACGTTCGCCTGGAGTACACGGCGCATACAAATTACAAAAACGAATTGAATAAGAATCATGAAAAGTACAAAGCACAGTAATACAACGCCCTAAATTATCGTGTTTAACTTGTGAATACGTACAACGTAACTTAGATGAAAATGCAATAGCAACACCGCACGAGTGCGTTGAAGCTGCCGGGGAATAGAAAACGGGCCCATTCCACATACTTTTAAAATACGTAAAATCATTGGAACACAAATATGTTTCTTGTAGAAAAACAATATCAAACTTAAACAACTTAAGCCAATCAATTAAATCTCGACACTTGGTGCTGTCACGTGCGCCATGCACGTTAACCGTGCCGAGTGAAATGAACAAATTCTCCATTGAGCAAGTGAAAAACACAAATTACACATCCAAAAGAAAATACGTGTCGAACCAATGGACATCGTGCTGCGTAACAAAATCAGGGTGTTTCGTCGCTAGGTGGTTCGCCCACTCGCTTGGACTGTTGCACCCGGTAGCACACATTCTTAAGGGGCACTGAAATCTCTGCGGTTTATCACCAGGGTGACGATCTTTCAAATGGCAAAGCGCGTCACGAAAAGAACGAAACTTCATACTACATCCATTGGAGGGACATTCATACCACGGCTTTTCTTCGGTAATTACATTCGAGGCACGAACAATATCCCTCGCTCTTTGTACCGCCGGTGTAAACCTTGGTAAGGAGCGAGACCTTCTCGGTGGCGAAGATGGCGGTCTTTTCAGGCCGCGGCGAACCTCGATGAAGGGAGACATATCTTCATCCGAACcctttttaacatgttttgTGGCAGGCGTATGGTGCACATCAACCTGAACGTCCATCAAATCTGGTTCTTGTGCTGGTGTATCCGGTTGGGAATCAGCCCAGCACTGTCCGGAGACCAAATCTTGGAGCACAGATTCCCCTTCCATACCAGACAGGGTAAAGTCGGTCGGGGTCTCTGGGATCACCTCAGTAGAGTCGTCTGATGTGGTGACGTCATCGATTGCGTCGGACGAAACAAGGGAGGTCTTCTCTTGGGTAACAGACTGACAACCCTTTTCAACACCGCACTCCTGAATTTGCTGTTCCTCTGCAACTTCAGCTCCTCCTCTAATCCAAGCCGTAGAGCACTTCAACTTGTTGGAAAAGGACACAGGACAATTTCTGAAGCTGTGGCCTGGTTTTCCACAGGTGGTACACTTCTGGTCAGCAGTGCAATTTCTGACAACATGTCCAAACTGGAGGCATTTGTAACATTTCGTGACGTCGCACTCCTTCGCTTCATGTCCGCACTTTCCGCACTTGAGGCATGTACGAGGTTGACCAGCATACCTCACCCAGCAATCACGACCCCCAAGATTAAGTGAGGACGGGATGTCTGTTGTCAACTCCATCTTATACTGACGTACACCGTTGTACAAACTCGGGTAGTCTCTGTGGGTGAGAAAGCGGCCACAGATCACCTTGCCAAACTTGCCGAGAACAAATCTAACCGCATTGTCATTCAGTTCATGTGGTACATGGAGCACAGATACTACTTTCACTGTATCAGCATATGATGTAGCAGTGACATTCGTCGATGAACTAATTGTTGGCCAGAAGCGTCGTTTAACATCTTCACTCAAAAACGTTACATCCACTTTTCCACCAGGAAGGGCCTGGACAGCAGTCAAATGGTCAGCAGGATTGATACTCAGGGACTTCAGATACTCAAAAACATTTGCTCCAGAACTAAGTTGAAGTTGGATACTGCAATCTCTTCTCGTATGGCGTgccatgatcttagccaaaaggccgagaagcgataacgataactaatgacaattcccagcgttaggctgtcttacaacttaccttcgttctgaaactgacagatatgggaagccgatgactgctctgatgtctaaatatcacatcacctcatatgtaccctcgttacgccattctatataacttgaaggtgtctacaaacttcgttgtccgcattatcactgttccgcccgggtccagtgttaggcctgaaaaatggaaaaggtctatcttaaccgcatgttttgactgtgccgagaaatcgttggccgggaaacactatgtgacgtcacagaaagagaatttttcctgtgacgtcaccggaaagtatttccgatgggttgtatgaatggaaattccaattcgcttaatccgcgagggaagatcaacaggtaggtaaggtatctcttttaacttttattttttattattgatgatatccccgaagggagtgggccgaatcccggaggtagtgcaaaaccgggccaacccgtgaccaggacggagcaagctcctattccatagtccatgtgcaaaaatcagtttaatatacaagcgactcgatgagtcgcgtttcagatattaagctgaaaagaacagatactacacatgatcttagccaaaaggccgagaagcgataacgataactaatgacaattcccagcgttaggctgtcttacaacttaccttcgttctgaaactgacagatatgggaagccgatgactgctctgatgtctaaatatcacatcacctcatatgtaccctcgttacgccattctatataacttgaaggtgtctacaaacttcgttgtccgcattatcactgttccgcccgggtccagtgttaggcctgaaaaatggaaaaggtctatcttaaccgcatgttttgactgtgccgagaaatcgttggccgggaaacactatgtgacgtcacagaaagagaatttttcctgtgacgtcaccggaaagtatttccgatgggttgtatgaatggaaattccaattcgcttaatccgcgagggaagatcaacaggtaggtaaggtatctcttttaactttttttattttttattattgatgatatccccgaagggagtgggccgaatcccggaggtagtgcaaaaccgggccaacccgtgaccaggacggagcaagctcctattccatagtccatgtgcaaaaatcagtttaatatacaagcgactcgatgagtcgcgtttcagatattaagctgaaaagaacagatactttctttcaagtttattcAAACTTAATAACAATACAACATATATCAAATTACATCGTATAAAACTTTACagtatatttacaaaatgttaaattagtgAAAAACAATAAGCCAACGTAAACCTACTTCATACAAGTATCATAACATAATTCATCATTAACAATACGAACAAATGTACTTCCATTTGTCCATAACTTTTTAAACTTATCTCCCGAAAAAC is from Apostichopus japonicus isolate 1M-3 chromosome 16, ASM3797524v1, whole genome shotgun sequence and encodes:
- the LOC139983685 gene encoding uncharacterized protein — encoded protein: MARHTRRDCSIQLQLSSGANVFEYLKSLSINPADHLTAVQALPGGKVDVTFLSEDVKRRFWPTISSSTNVTATSYADTVKVVSVLHVPHELNDNAVRFVLGKFGKVICGRFLTHRDYPSLYNGVRQYKMELTTDIPSSLNLGGRDCWVRYAGQPRTCLKCGKCGHEAKECDVTKCYKCLQFGHVVRNCTADQKCTTCGKPGHSFRNCPVSFSNKLKCSTAWIRGGAEVAEEQQIQECGVEKGCQSVTQEKTSLVSSDAIDDVTTSDDSTEVIPETPTDFTLSGMEGESVLQDLVSGQCWADSQPDTPAQEPDLMDVQVDVHHTPATKHVKKGSDEDMSPFIEVRRGLKRPPSSPPRRSRSLPRFTPAVQRARDIVRASNVITEEKPWYECPSNGCSMKFRSFRDALCHLKDRHPGDKPQRFQCPLRMCATGCNSPSEWANHLATKHPDFVTQHDVHWFDTYFLLDV